A segment of the Arachis hypogaea cultivar Tifrunner chromosome 5, arahy.Tifrunner.gnm2.J5K5, whole genome shotgun sequence genome:
AGAACAATAATGCCATTGAAAGAGATTAGTGTAAGGTTTAATGGTTGCAAGAaactttttacaaaataaataaataacaacacAAAGCTAGCACTATGTTCTAGGTAATTGTCTGCTCACACCAATCATAAGagagaaaagggggggggggatcATAATAATGTACTTCTATAAAATTTAACATTGTTTCACCTCACCACTAAGCATTGGCCACCAATTATTTGGTATCAAGATCTCCAGCGGAACTGTACAAGGATTGCCATTGCATGTTTCTATATATTAAAGCCAAATAAGATTGTTAACACCTTGACACAAATCGTTAATACTATTTTTCTCAATATAGACATTTCTGAGCTTTTATTGCATTTTGAACCTACTCATGTCTAAGAAAACTACAATTGATGTAATGCTACTAAAGTTGCTGCACCCATCGTACTCCAAACATACACCAAAAATGATCAACATCTCCTGGCATTTGGGTATGCAGTATGCACTGTTACCTGCAGCAGTTTTGACCATGAATCAGCCATTGACTCAGAAGTTATGAGAAGAATGCAATTCTTTCGTTAGAATTCAATAAACAGGTTTCATCATCTCAAATTCACATGTACCATATTATTTGATCAGAATGCACCGTATTGGTGATCCCTCAGCACCAGCCAACCTAAGCGGTAAGCAATGCAGTGAATATATTCCAGCAGGGACATCATCAAGTTTCAGGCCTTCCACGAGAATGATTTCCTAAGGCAATTTAAACTGTTAGTTCTTGTTCCACCAAAAGATAAAGAATATCTTTGTTCATACAGGGAAATGCCAAATGCACAAACTAATCTGATCACAACACTGAGCGGTCTTTCAAATTAAACAGTGAAATATGTCTGGAGCAACAAATTAGTATCTCATAACAACGCTTGACGAAAGTTCGGATCAACAGTTAATTGGAATTGTTGTGGAGGCAATGACAGAAGTTAAAATTCAGGAAAGTATACTTCGGcaataatgaaaaaattaaaaaataaaaataaaaaattcaattgcTACATCCACATTGTAGGTTCAATCTGAGTACAACCAATTACTGATACCTGATAAGCTGTAAAGAACTAAGGTGGgacaataaactaataataaaacTAACACATGTCATTGCTCAAACAATAATAAGACAGGACTTCTCTTACCCTGCCTTCTAGAAAAACCAGGTGAGATGGGATCAAGTGATCAAATGCAGCAACAGATAGATAGTCAATTCCTACATGGCATCATAGAAAGATGTGTCACTGTAATGGCATTTAtgcaaaaaaagtaaaaaatcatACATGTTTGAAAAGAGTAGCCTCAATGGAGACAAAGCTCTAAAAATGCACTGAAGATGCCAATTGGTACAGCATAAAGGCAAATATCAAGATAGTAATCTTGTACAACTACTTTGTATCCTAAAATTCTCGTAGGCAGTATCCACTTGGTATATCCTTAGAATTCAGATGCCTCTTTAATACATAAGATTAGAGCAGGTTAAGTTCACCATTGCCATTAATTGTGGTACACAAATGCCTGCTGCAACTAAAATTAGGAAATGATATCTCCTTGCTTGTCatgtatgtaaaaaaattatataaaaataagaataataaaaaaaaggatcCTTGGTGATAAAACCCCAAATCTATATTTAACACCATACCAACAAGTTTGATGTCCGTGTTCTCCACAAGCCAAGTTGCTCCATCCACCATGAATCCCACATAGCTTGTATCGAACCCTTTCTGAAACATAAGCCTCCTATAATTTAAGAAGTTTTAGTTCCACTTTTATGATTTTTGGAGACAGTAAAAAAGAAATTGGTTGCTTTGATGATCGAGGTTGAAACAAGTCCAGTTCTAATCAAGCATATGCCCCTACTGGATAGCCCCTTTATCATAAAGATCGTACAATACCAAACAAGAGAGACTTGTTCATTTGATACGAGACCCAAGCCATTATGTGCACTAGTTACAATAATGGAAATAAAAAATGCTATGTACATACCAAAAATTAACCAAATCAGTCATCATGTATTAAATACACACAAATACATGTATTAAATAACGCAGGTATAAATACATATTGGGTGTGACTTTGGTGTACATCACAGCATACGTTAGATAGATACCTGTCGGTATTTAATGTACGGAAGAGCACACGACGTACACCGCGTGGTATATTTAATGACTTCATAACTTGAGCTGAaagggaaggaagaagggagTCAGGAACGGAAATGGAAAAACGGGTGAATGAGAAGGCAGAGTGAGTTGGTACCGGTGATGTTTTGATCCCTGGGAACATCAAGCAAGAGAGCAGGGCCATTGAGAAGGTGCAGATCGAGAGTGTCGACGTCAAAGCCAGCATGGAAGTAGTGATCGAAGACGTGACCTGGAGCGTCGACGTGGGTGCCAGTGTGAGTGGGAAGCTTCATAAGGGAGCCGTTGGAGAGGGACCCGTTCTTCATGCTTTGCTGAAGCCACACAAACTGCCCCACTCCCTCCGATGACTCCCACGATGGCATCTCCGCCACGTATCTGTGGCTGATGTCAAATATCGTTGCCTTCTGTGTCTCCGCCGCACCCATCCCCAACCCAAGGCCGCATAAAATTGCAATTATAGTTACAATTGCAAACTTCGCCAA
Coding sequences within it:
- the LOC112801184 gene encoding cyclase-like protein 2, producing MNTCSRAALAKFAIVTIIAILCGLGLGMGAAETQKATIFDISHRYVAEMPSWESSEGVGQFVWLQQSMKNGSLSNGSLMKLPTHTGTHVDAPGHVFDHYFHAGFDVDTLDLHLLNGPALLLDVPRDQNITAQVMKSLNIPRGVRRVLFRTLNTDRRLMFQKGFDTSYVGFMVDGATWLVENTDIKLVGIDYLSVAAFDHLIPSHLVFLEGREIILVEGLKLDDVPAGIYSLHCLPLRLAGAEGSPIRCILIK